A window from Candidatus Nitrospira neomarina encodes these proteins:
- a CDS encoding sigma-54-dependent transcriptional regulator — MINDSPAVLVVDDEPEMRQLLRDILEEEHYRVMVASDGHDALNRMETEKFPVVVTDLRMKGMDGLALLDHVLRKHPESNLIMMTAFGTVESAVDAMKQGAFDYLTKPIKSNELSVTVAKAMREAILRQEVKQLRQQVSREFSFDQILGKSKPMKEIFDLIRRVADSQTNILITGESGTGKELVAKAIHFNSQRKAAPFVPVNCAAIPELLLESELFGHVRGAFTDAKSDKPGLFEEAHDGTLFLDEISEMPMMLQAKLLRAVQEREIRRVGATRSTSINVRLVVATNVQLVEEVKAKRFREDLYYRLNVIELHLPPLRDRKEDLPILVQGLLQKSVTAQQKHIESVEEPAMARLMDYQWPGNVRELENILERAATLTQGKKICLDDLPSNIRHIQGDGQLIGDAAERLLPLEQLEKAYIRRVLEKMGGNKYQTAHVLGIDRKTLYRKLAEMEEVV, encoded by the coding sequence ATGATCAACGATTCTCCAGCTGTCTTAGTCGTCGATGATGAACCCGAAATGCGGCAATTACTGCGGGATATTCTCGAGGAAGAGCACTATCGAGTTATGGTGGCTTCAGACGGTCACGACGCGCTTAACCGGATGGAAACGGAAAAATTTCCCGTGGTCGTCACCGATTTACGGATGAAAGGCATGGACGGGCTGGCATTGTTGGATCATGTCCTTCGAAAGCATCCGGAGTCCAATCTCATCATGATGACGGCATTCGGCACCGTTGAGTCGGCCGTTGATGCGATGAAGCAAGGGGCGTTCGACTATCTCACCAAACCCATCAAGAGCAATGAATTATCGGTGACGGTGGCGAAAGCCATGCGAGAGGCGATTCTTCGCCAGGAGGTCAAGCAATTACGGCAACAGGTCAGCCGGGAATTTTCCTTTGACCAGATTCTGGGGAAAAGCAAACCGATGAAAGAAATTTTTGATCTGATCCGTCGAGTGGCTGATTCACAGACGAATATTTTAATTACGGGAGAAAGTGGGACTGGAAAAGAACTTGTGGCCAAAGCCATTCATTTTAATAGCCAGCGGAAGGCCGCACCTTTTGTCCCGGTGAACTGTGCGGCAATTCCTGAGCTGTTGTTGGAAAGCGAACTCTTTGGCCATGTGCGGGGCGCCTTTACGGATGCGAAGTCGGATAAACCCGGTTTGTTTGAAGAGGCTCACGATGGCACGTTGTTTTTGGATGAAATCAGTGAAATGCCCATGATGCTTCAAGCCAAGTTGCTTCGTGCCGTGCAAGAACGGGAAATCCGGCGGGTCGGGGCCACTCGCTCCACGTCGATCAATGTCCGGTTGGTGGTCGCCACGAACGTGCAATTGGTTGAGGAGGTCAAGGCAAAGCGGTTTCGGGAGGATTTGTATTATCGTTTGAATGTGATTGAACTGCATTTACCTCCTCTTCGGGATCGTAAAGAGGATCTGCCGATCCTGGTTCAGGGGTTGCTGCAAAAAAGTGTCACTGCGCAGCAAAAACACATTGAAAGTGTCGAAGAACCGGCTATGGCCCGGCTGATGGATTATCAGTGGCCCGGTAATGTGAGAGAGTTAGAAAATATCCTCGAGCGTGCGGCGACCCTGACGCAAGGGAAAAAGATTTGTTTGGATGATCTTCCCTCCAACATTCGGCACATCCAAGGAGATGGTCAACTTATCGGTGATGCCGCAGAGCGGCTCCTGCCCTTGGAGCAGTTGGAAAAGGCTTACATTCGGCGGGTGCTGGAAAAAATGGGTGGGAATAAATATCAAACGGCGCATGTACTCGGCATTGATCGAAAGACGTTATATCGCAAGCTGGCTGAAATGGAGGAAGTGGTATGA
- a CDS encoding PAS domain-containing sensor histidine kinase: MSHEPRPPDLHQEVHALRQELAELRAVQSMHQEARDGLEAIEQQLAGIIHSAMDAIIIIDDDQRIVIFNAAAEEIFQCSAPEALGNTLDQFIPLHLRSAHREHIRRFAETGETSRRMGANMEISGLRRNGETFPLEASISQTERSGKRWLTVILRDISQRKQNEERLSYLGRILEDSVNEIYVFDATTLRFTQVNKGARENIGYTMEELCVMTPLDLKPDLPNDQFLELLALLRTGQREQVDFRTTHRRKDRTTYPVEVHLQYLREEGRRVFLAIIMDLTERVATEQELQEAQRTLSTLLTNLPGMVYRCQNDPGWTMEFISPSCQDLTGFSPEQFVQTRQISYGEHVMLQEDRQRAWQIVQEALNDRKPFQLSYRIRTADGTVKWMWEQGCGIFSETGEIVGIEGYVVDITQQRALEDQLRKTERLAELGTLASGMAHEIGTPMNVILGRAELLMRKAPDERTRRGLETIVTQVERITKIMNQLLSFARKRPAVRQAVNLETVMIDVLDVLQEKLGKQHIQVMKTVSPHLPKVLADPDHMNQVLLNLILNACQAMGDGGTLSLALHPTDDMVELTVQDTGSGIAQEQLAKIFDPFFSTKAVGEGTGLGLTVVHGILEEHQGAIRVTSVPGQGTTFIVSLPMYSEEVRGEA; encoded by the coding sequence ATGAGTCACGAGCCACGACCCCCAGACCTCCATCAGGAAGTTCATGCACTCCGGCAGGAATTGGCAGAACTGCGGGCCGTCCAGTCGATGCATCAGGAAGCCAGGGACGGGTTGGAGGCGATTGAGCAGCAACTGGCAGGCATCATCCATTCGGCCATGGATGCCATTATTATCATCGATGACGATCAACGGATTGTCATCTTTAATGCGGCCGCTGAGGAAATTTTTCAATGTTCGGCCCCAGAGGCACTGGGAAATACCCTCGACCAATTTATTCCGCTCCATCTGCGGTCTGCCCATCGTGAACACATCCGCCGATTTGCTGAGACTGGAGAAACCTCCAGACGAATGGGCGCCAACATGGAAATTTCAGGGTTGCGACGGAACGGCGAGACCTTTCCTTTGGAAGCCTCGATTTCTCAAACCGAACGATCGGGGAAGCGATGGTTGACGGTGATCCTTCGGGATATTTCCCAGCGAAAGCAAAATGAAGAGCGGTTATCCTACCTGGGGAGAATTCTTGAGGATTCTGTCAATGAGATCTATGTGTTTGATGCCACGACGCTGCGATTTACTCAAGTCAACAAAGGTGCGAGGGAAAATATCGGATACACGATGGAAGAATTGTGCGTCATGACACCGCTGGATTTGAAACCGGACCTGCCGAACGATCAGTTTCTTGAGCTGTTGGCCCTTCTTCGGACCGGCCAACGGGAACAAGTGGATTTTCGGACAACTCATCGGAGAAAAGATCGAACGACGTATCCGGTTGAAGTCCATCTTCAATATTTACGGGAGGAGGGTCGTCGCGTCTTCCTGGCGATTATCATGGATTTGACGGAACGGGTGGCGACCGAGCAGGAATTACAGGAGGCCCAACGGACCTTATCAACCCTCCTCACCAATCTGCCAGGCATGGTCTATCGATGTCAAAATGATCCCGGTTGGACCATGGAGTTCATCAGCCCGAGTTGTCAAGACCTTACGGGATTTTCACCTGAACAATTTGTCCAGACTCGACAGATCTCGTATGGCGAACATGTCATGCTTCAAGAAGACCGTCAACGGGCATGGCAGATTGTGCAGGAGGCTCTCAATGACCGCAAGCCATTTCAGCTCAGTTATCGGATTCGGACAGCGGATGGAACCGTCAAGTGGATGTGGGAGCAGGGATGTGGGATCTTTTCAGAAACAGGCGAGATTGTCGGGATCGAAGGGTACGTGGTGGATATTACCCAACAACGCGCATTGGAGGATCAACTGCGAAAAACGGAACGATTGGCCGAGTTGGGCACGTTGGCATCGGGCATGGCCCATGAAATCGGGACGCCGATGAATGTGATATTGGGGAGGGCGGAATTGTTAATGCGTAAAGCTCCGGATGAGCGTACCAGGCGGGGATTGGAAACAATTGTGACTCAGGTGGAACGCATTACCAAAATTATGAATCAGTTATTAAGCTTTGCCCGGAAACGTCCGGCTGTTCGGCAGGCTGTCAATTTAGAGACCGTGATGATCGATGTTCTGGATGTGCTGCAGGAGAAATTGGGTAAACAGCATATTCAGGTGATGAAAACAGTCAGCCCTCACTTGCCAAAGGTTTTGGCGGATCCGGATCACATGAATCAGGTATTGTTAAATCTAATTTTGAATGCCTGTCAGGCGATGGGTGATGGAGGCACTCTGAGCTTGGCCCTTCACCCGACCGATGACATGGTGGAACTCACTGTGCAAGATACCGGGAGTGGGATTGCCCAGGAGCAACTTGCCAAGATTTTTGATCCGTTTTTTTCCACCAAGGCAGTGGGGGAGGGGACCGGCCTAGGGCTCACCGTGGTTCATGGCATTCTCGAGGAGCATCAGGGGGCCATCCGCGTGACGAGTGTCCCGGGCCAAGGGACAACCTTTATTGTTTCCCTGCCCATGTATTCCGAAGAAGTACGGGGTGAGGCGTAG